In the Cucurbita pepo subsp. pepo cultivar mu-cu-16 chromosome LG17, ASM280686v2, whole genome shotgun sequence genome, TCGACTTGATAGACAAGCATGTGATAGAAGAAGCAGGCACCAAACAAGATCTGTCTTCCCAGCTTTTATGTGAAGATCGATACCCAATGTCTCTATTCTTGAATACATATGGTTCTGAATATAAACTAGAGCCAACGTTCTGATTAGATCCTCCTTCATATTGGTCTTTGAGTTCAGGATCCTTCTGTAGAACATTTCCATTTTATCCAAGATACCAAATTTGGCATAAGCTTCCAACATGGCAACCAAGGTAGAAGACTGTAAATCCATTCTTTTTGAAAGAATGCTTCGGTATAATCCTTCCATCTTTTTAAGCAGACCACCTTTGGAGAACTCTCTGATAAGCAAATTGTAAGTTATGTGGTCCGGAAAACATCCATCCAGTTCCATCTGTTTTAGACACTCGATCATCTCATCGTACATTCTATATTTTCCATAGGCTTCAATTAGGCCATCATAAGTATCAGTTTCTCGAGTCATATTGATTTCTTTCATCTCATCAATGAAAAGCATAGCAATTTCAAACTTACCCCTTGCAGCAAAACCATGGATGAGCGTATTGTAAGTACCCAAAGATGGTCGAAGGCCAAGACTTTTCATATCTTGAAATGCTGATACAGCATCCTCCATAAGACCATCTTGACTCAATAGAACTATTACTTTCTCATAGTTACTCTCACTGATGCGCGACCCCTCGATGCTCTTCCATGTATCAAATAGCTGcacaaagtttcaaaatttcattggtCACAGGCACTAGAACTTGCAAAAAGCACTTACATCCAAGCCATTATAAAGATCTTAAATGGTAATCAACAATCAACCCCTGTAGCATCCCGGAAAAAACCGTAAGAAAATACATTGTGATTTGAAAAAAGTAGGATATAAGAATCTTATTTCTATCAACGTTTCCTGGTTTACAGAAGATTAATGTAAAGCTTCATTAACACAAGAATCTTTGCATTCTATTTTGGTAGTTTGGGTTTTGGGGCTTTCGCTCTTGAAGTTTCTCAGTTGGATTATTGATTTTTGGAGGTCTTAGCTCTCTTGTTTGgctcttttttattcttatgtTCAACTGTTGTGGTTGGAGTTTGCTTCGGAGTTGAGCTTTAGTTTGATGGGTCTTTTAGTTTCTTGGGCGTGCTCCTTTGTTTGTAATTGCtttagattttgtttgttttctggTTCTTTTCCACTCCGCTTATGAGATTGATTTGAACATTTTAGCATAGAATTAAATCGTTACATATAAAACTAAGAGAAGCCaaagaatatttgaatctAAAATCTTAGAGACAAGCCGCACCTTAAGGATTTCATGGGATCTTGAAGCATTTCTGAGGAATTTAACAACGAGCCAGAAATGGTCTCTGTTCCAATCTCCATGGTGTCTAAGTAATAGCAAAGGACAGGAATCCCTTTTCTGGAGGTCGGAGAGCAAAGCTTTTAGGGTATGGTGTTCGTGAAAAGTGTCGACTAATAGAGTCGCATGCTTTGTAGGACTATGCGTTGGAACTGCGCGAGTGGGTAGGGATAGAAGAAGCTTGGTGTAGGGCTCTGGGAGTGGGATTCTGGAGGAGAGGCAGCTGCTGCCTTTATTAAGGTCAAAAGGgtgtggagaagaagaagggtgtTTGGATCGGAGTCGGAAGGGGTCGTAACAACAATGGAGAACACAAGTTTCCATCGGGACGCTCATAAGCCTCCACCCTTAAATCTTAAATCTTAAagctattaaaaaaaaaaaaaaaaaaaaaaaaaaaaaaaaaaaaaaaaaaaaaaNAAACTTTAATCGTGTAATTATATTAATCTTCAAAAAAGTATGATTGAATTGTATCCTTGGATGGgttacaattaaaaaaaacgagtTAATTcagtaatccacccaaaatttaaatttttcaaaaactccattcatctcaaatattaaaaagaaatttacaaaatccaatctttataagcttaatgggtttttat is a window encoding:
- the LOC111778488 gene encoding pentatricopeptide repeat-containing protein At4g14190, chloroplastic, encoding MSVPMETCVLHCCYDPFRLRSKHPSSSPHPFDLNKGSSCLSSRIPLPEPYTKLLLSLPTRAVPTHSPTKHATLLVDTFHEHHTLKALLSDLQKRDSCPLLLLRHHGDWNRDHFWLVVKFLRNASRSHEILKLFDTWKSIEGSRISESNYEKVIVLLSQDGLMEDAVSAFQDMKSLGLRPSLGTYNTLIHGFAARGKFEIAMLFIDEMKEINMTRETDTYDGLIEAYGKYRMYDEMIECLKQMELDGCFPDHITYNLLIREFSKGGLLKKMEGLYRSILSKRMDLQSSTLVAMLEAYAKFGILDKMEMFYRRILNSKTNMKEDLIRTLALVYIQNHMYSRIETLGIDLHIKAGKTDLVWCLLLLSHACLSSRRGMDSVVQEMDKAKEIWNVTVANILLLAYLKMKDFKRLRTLFSEIRARHVKPDLVTIGILLDANNKSFDGTRTLEAWRRMNMLSRAVEINTDSLVLAAFGKGRFLKDCEEAYASLELVGRESKVWTYEELIDLVYENQGGMVLKTR